One Rhizoctonia solani chromosome 2, complete sequence DNA segment encodes these proteins:
- a CDS encoding AAA family ATPase — MSTSQQYQMSVEANPALHADRPGLPSESLIADAHTRLSLIFNSFVGQHRVSGSQGTNGLALVLYCPLEGGEYVIDATVHELAQRSGATVTTIDLAQLINEQPRSFWEDASKSSQDKESNSDSKSKPESANDTGYFKMHEPITSNRICDLVDMAIREPSGDPTVGDTSEKHRRIVYVRDFGFLATFAPECYKRIVKDSQDQVDGDTGSTELGKTSITVILGASPLLVKDGLFQKSDPRTLTRRDSSPDLMSLLTSRRSKPETKPESETPGSWGEGEDADKAREERLRRQHEMWNSNTLSSHIHDHLTKVGVSAEKGRGRSSRSKCIPACIVVPKKRNLEQERFSREKRRLKLNELQVRMALLASGGELESLTDVVESRFKEQLIECDVIQQVADRALSFALSLPSNSSSSAHPTISWEAYCDAWKRQEERDRERAQWMESSVLMENKSSDDSNEDDGESSSSSSDSSSNSGDYIPTSNRSKDKKDTTDPVVERVKNEGMDSYERQMLDCLIRPDDLQSGFDAVHLPDSTIETIRTVVSLQLVCPEAFQTGILKQYNMSGALLFGPPGTGKTLLAKAIAKDSGARMLSVKPSDILERCVGEEEKKVQALFKLARRLKPCVIFIDEVDALFGARMSARNDNSSRWRTDMLTQFTQEMDGMLSSDVIVIGATNRPFDLDDAIIRRLPCRILVDLPDTNARQAILKILLLNENLGSDVNLAELASQTPHFSGSDLKHLCVMAAFESAKELAKISWIDEKDKKGKKPGSAVSALGNLSPATSESGIEEVDAPIASTAATANDAESRLADVPQTRTISKRHLAHALGQVRASTSEMQSSLTELRRWNEQFGSGSRSSRTNGVAVPGPALSGPGQTWINGTGINTHGMGTSVMDGPGTYGSGAYGSGSYGSEMRVHGMNGSTGHVVDVNYVPPPRGTYLRSLGIDLDAK; from the exons TACACGAGTTGGCGCAGAGGTCTGGAGCGACAGTGACAACTATAGACTTGGCACAACTGATCAATGAGCAACCGAGAAGCTTCTGGGAGG ATGCATCAAAGTCTAGCCAGGACAAAGAAAGCAACTCGGACTCGAAGTCAAAGCCAGAGAGCGCCAACGACACCGGGTACTTCAAAATGCACGAACCTATCACATCCAACAGAATCTGCGACCTGGTCGACATGGCTATCCGGGAGCCTAGCGGTGACCCGACAGTCGGCGACACATCAGAGAAGCATCGGCGTATCGTATATGTTCGAGACTTTGGGTTTCTAGCGACGTTTGCTCCAGAATGCTATAAACGAATCGTCAAGGACAGTCAGGATCAGGTGGATGGGGACACTGGAAGTACTGAACTAGGCAAGACATCTATCACGGTCATTCTTGGCGCTTCTCCGCTCCTCGTCAAGGATGGCCTATTCCAAAAATCTGATCCTCGAACGCTCACCAGGCGAGACTCATCGCCTGATCTTATGTCGCTCCTGACGTCGCGCCGTTCGAAGCCCGAGACTAAACCGGAGAGCGAAACGCCAGGATCTtggggggaaggagaggacGCAGATAAGGCACGCGAGGAACGACTACGTCGGCAGCATGAGATGTGGAATAGCAACACGCTGTCAAGTCATATCCATGATCATCTTACCAAGGTCGGGGTATCGGCTGAAAAAGGTCGCGGTCGGTCATCCCGTTCGAAGTGTATACCAGCATGTATCGTGGTCCCGAAGAAGAGAAACCTCGAGCAGGAGCGCTTTTCTCGAGAGAAACGGCGCCTGAAACTGAACGAGCTGCAAGTCCGGATGGCGCTTCTCGCTTCTGGAGGCGAGCTGGAAAGTTTGACTGATGTCGTGGAGAGTCGGTTCAAAGAACAATTGATCGAATGTGATGTCATCCAACAGGTAGCTGACCGGGCACTCAGCTTTGCTCTATCCTTGCCCTCTAATTCCAGCTCGTCGGCACACCCTACGATATCCTGGGAGGCATACTGTGACGCATGGAAGCGCCAAGAGGAGCGAGATAGGGAGCGTGCCCAGTGGATGGAAAGCTCGGTGCTGATGGAGAACAAATCTTCTGATG ACTCCAATGAGGATGACGGTGAAAGCTCTAGTAGTAGTAGTGATAGCTCAAGTAATAGCGGCGACTATATTCCAACGAGCAACAGGTCGAAGGACAAGAAGGATACCACGGATCCGGTCGTCGAAAGGGTCAAGAATGAAGGAATGGACTCGTATGAGCGACAGATGCTCGACTGTCTGATTCGCCCAG ATGATCTTCAGTCTGGATTTGACGCCGTTCATCTTCCCGACTCGACGATAGAAACAATCCGCACGGTGGTGTCCTTGCAGCTGGTCTGCCCAGAGGCATTCCAGACTGGCATCCTGAAACAGTATAACATGTCCGGCGCGTTGCTGTTTGGCCCACCAGGGACTGGGAAAACACTACTGGCAAAGGCGATTGCGAAGGATTCGGGTGCTCGGATG CTATCCGTCAAGCCTTCCGATATCTTGGAGAGG TGCGTAGGAGAGGAAGAGAAGAAAGTCCAAGCTCTATTCAAGCTCGCACGTCGACTGAAGCCATGCGTCATCTTTATCGATGAGGTCGATGCATTGTTTGGCGCTCGGATGTCAGCGAGGAATGACAACTCGTCGCGCTGGCGTACAGACATGCTGACGCAGTTCACCCAAGAGATGGATGGGATGCTGTCTTCGGATGTGATTGTGATCGGGGCGACTAACCGTCCGTTCGATTTGGATGACGCAATCATTCGCCGGCTACCCTGTCGCATCCTCGTCGATCTCCCTGATACGAATGCTCGCCAGGCTATACTGAAGATTCTGCTACTGAACGAGAACCTAGGATCGGATGTCAACTTGGCCGAACTGGCGAGCCAGACGCCCCACTTTAGCGGATCAGACCTGAAGC ATTTATGCGTCATGGCTGCATTCGAGTCTGCCAAAGAACTAGCAAAGATCTCGTGGATAGATgagaaagacaagaaaggCAAGAAGCCTGGTTCAGCTGTTTCGGCACTTGGCAACTTGAGTCCGGCTACATCGGAGTCGGGGATCGAGGAAGTTGATGCACCAATCGCATCCACCGCTGCAACCG CAAATGACGCAGAATCGCGATTGGCGGATGTTCCCCAGACACGCACGATTTCCAAGCGTCACCTTGCACATGCACTGGGCCAGGTCCGCGCATCGACCTCCGAGATGCAGTCATCTCTGACCGAACTTCGGCGCTGGAACGAGCAGTTTGGATCCGGCAGTCGGTCGAGCAGAACCAACGGAGTCGCTGTGCCCGGGCCGGCTCTTTCGGGACCGGGGCAGACATGGATAAATGGGACGGGAATAAACACTCACGGTATGGGCACGAGTGTAATGGACGGGCCCGGAACGTACGGGTCAGGAGCATATGGGTCAGGATCATACGGGTCAGAGATGAGGGTGCATGGGATGAATGGATCAACAGGACATGTGGTAGATGTGAACTATGTCCCACCGCCACGAGGCACGTACCTACGCTCATTGGGTATAGACTTGGATGCCAAGTAG
- a CDS encoding ATP-dependent DNA helicase PIF1 — MLVGISSQLKLQLVNRFNLRLGHYNGGIFGHLGSKVCPGTARHAIGAFQSRPITRFAGAIKYAVRSPIVSDKGKGSNYNNQFNNIRSLGDPMTGLTRNALAIQRHQPQDDIFIETKRSNRVISIRKPRFPQRFHPELSEEQRHILDRVLRGESVFFTGSAGTGKSVLLRSIIAALGGPSDKVAVTSSTGISAVHIGGQTLHSFAGVGLGHGDINKLAARIKQDSVTSWRWRKVKVLIIDEISMVDAAWFDQLEELSRRVRGKKKPFGGIQPKLVICGDFFQLPPVPNRDITDAPASFVFDSWSWDHCIKSQFMLTQVFRQKDPRLVKMLNDARVGIVTDESARLLRSLSRPVHYEDGIGPTELYPRRFEADQANRKQLLALPGERRVYSAYDAYGKGDDGEDIDPERAAKLFAGMIVPKLLPLKVGAQVMCLRNINQKGLVNGSVGRVVDFMTPGQARTYAESKDRWSIVTSIKEPKSPNKTEVSTVDTRVPGRATQSAWSSEFYEQMEWPLVQFTDGQCVLMGPTNFTVETREGTMEIQRLQVPLVLAWALTVHKSQGQTLERVKISLHRTFEKGQAYVALSRCTSLETLEVYGFDRERSVQAHPRVQQWVKTLTTLNRFISPASGSSVSRGTQSRQEI; from the exons ATGCTCGTAGGAATATCAAGCCAACTTAAATT ACAACTTGTCAATCGATTCAACTTGCGACTTGGCCACTATAATGGTGGTATTTTCGGACATCTTGGCTCCAAAGTGTGCCCTGGCACTGCACGCCATGCTATCGGGGCATTCCAATCGCGACCCATAACACGATTTGCTG GCGCCATTAAATACGCGGTCAGGTCGCCTATTGTGAGCGATAAAGGAAAAGGCTCAAACTATAACAATCAATTCAACAACATCCGCAGTCTTGGTGATCCGATGACAGGACTGACCCGCAATGCATTGGCCATTCAACGACATCAGCCACAAGACGACATATTTATCGAAACTAAGCGTTCAAATCGAGTCATATCAATTCGCAAACCACGATTTCCACAGCGTTTTCACCCAGAGCTATCAGAGGAACAGAGACATATATTGGATCGGGTGTTGCGAGGCGAGAGTGTTTTTTTCACTGGCTCTGCAG GTACCGGAAAGTCCGTCTTGCTCAGATCCATCATTGCTGCTCTCGGAGGGCCCTCGGACAAGGTTGCTGTGACCTCGAGCACCGGAATATCCGCAGTGCATATTGGTGGCCAAACCCTTCACTCATTTGCTG GTGTTGGTCTAGGTCACGGAGACATAAATAAACTCGCTGCGCGGATAAAGCAAGATAGCGTGACCAGTTGGCGTTGGAGGAAGGTCAAGGTTTTAATCATCGATGAGA TATCGATGGTGGATGCTGCTTGGTTTGATCAATTAGAAGAACTCTCTCGCAGAGTACGGGGGAAAAAGAAGCCGTTTGGTGGTATCCAG CCAAAGCTTGTTATATGCGGCGATTTTTTCCAACTGCCGCCGGTCCCCAATCGTGACATAACAGACGCACCTGCTTCTTTCGTTTTTGATTCTTGGAGTTGGGACCATTGCATTAAATCACAATTTATGCTCACTCAGGTGTTTCGGCAAAAAGATCCTA GACTCGTAAAAATGTTAAACGATGCCCGTGTAGGAATCGTAACTGACGAATCGGCCCGGTTATTGAGATCTTTATCTCGTCCTGTTCACTACGAGGATGGCATTGGTCCTACAGAGCTTTACCCTCGGCGATTTGAGGCTGACCAGGCAAATCGGAAACAACTGTTAGCGCTTCCTGGGGAACGACGGGTGTATTCTGCTTACGACGCGTACGGAAAGGGCGACGATGGCGAAGACATTGATCCGGAGCGCGCAGCAAAGTTATTTGCGGGTATGATCGTACCTAAATTATTACCGCTAAAG GTTGGAGCCCAAGTCATGTGCTTGAGG AATATTAATCAAAAAGGTCTTGTAAACGGTTCTGTCGGAAGGGTCGTTGACTTTATGACACCTGGCCAAGCACGCACCTACGCCGAGAGCAAAGATCGGTGGTCGATAGTTACAAGCATCAAAGAACCAAAATCTCCAAATAAGACAGAAGTATCTACCGTTGATACTCGAGTTCCCGGAAGAGCGACCCAGTCTGCGTGGTCTTCAGAGTTTTACGAGCAGATGGAATGGCCTCTGGTGCAGTTCACTGATGGACAATGTGTGCTGATGGGCCCCACGAACTTCACGGTAGAAACCCGTGAGGGTACTATGGAGATTCAACGACTCCAG GTTCCTCTAGTACTCGCATGGGCATTGACG GTTCATAAATCCCAGGGGCAGACCTTGGAACGAGTAAAGATAAGCCTTCATCGAACGTTTGAGAAAGGACAAG CCTATGTCGCTTTGTCTCGGTGTACGTCTTTGGAAACTCTCGAGGTATATGGGTTCGACAGAGAGCGTTCTGTGCAAGCTCATCCACG GGTA